Genomic window (Gammaproteobacteria bacterium):
GGCAGGGCAGGCAGGCATGAGTACTCCATCCGCAGGACATGACGTCGAGGACCTCAAGGCCCGCGTGGCCGGGGCGCTCGCCCTGGCCCGAAGCCTCGGTGCCACGCAGGCGGAGGCCAGCGCCAGCTCCGGCACCGGTCTCTCGGTGACGGTGCGCATGCGCTCTGTGGAGACGCTCGAGTACCACCGCGACCAGGGCATCGCCATCACGCTGTACTTCGGACAGCGCAAGGGCAGTGCCAGCACCTCGGACCTGCGCCCGGCCGCCATCGAGGAGAGTGTGCGCAAGGCGGCGAGCCTGGCGCGCCATGCCGCCGAGGACGCCTGCGCAGGCCTTGCCGAGCCCGACCGGCTGGCCCGCGACATCCCCGAGCTCGATCTCTGGCACCCCTGGTCACTGGATGCGGATGCCGCCATCGAACTGGCCACGCGCTGTGAATCCGCAGCGCTGGACCACGATCCGCGCATCACCAATTCCGAGGGTGCCGGTGTCAGCAGCCACGATGCCGCGCGGGCCTACGGCAACAGCCACGGCTTCCTCGCCGGCTACCGCGAAACCAGCCACAGCCTCTCCTGCGCCGTGCTGGCCAGCCAGGGCCAGCAGATGGAGCGCGATTTCGAATTCACCGCCGCGCGCGATCCGGTGGAACTCACGGCTGCGCCCGCCGTGGGCCGCGAAGCCGCCGTCCGTGCGCTGGCGCGCCTGGGCGCCACCAAGCTCGACACCCGCCGCGCACCCGTGCTCTATCCCGCGCGCCTGGCCCGCGGGCTCATCGGCCATCTCGTCGGTGCGCTGAGCGGTGGCGCGCTCTACCGCCGCGCCTCCTTCCTGCTCGACAGCCTCGGGACACGGGTGCTGGCCGGGCACGTCAGCATCGACGAGCGCCCGCACCTGCCCAGGGCGCTGGCCAGCGCACCCTACGACGACGAGGGCGTGGCGACCGCCGACCGTCGCCTGGTCGATGCCGGCGTGATCCAGGGTTATGTGCTCGGCAGCTACTCGGCGCGCAAGCTCGGCATGGCCAGCACCGGCAATGCCGGCGGCACGCACAATCTGCTGGTGTCGAGCAGCACGGGCGCACCGGCATTCGACGAGCTCCTGGCAGAACTCGGCACCGGCTTCCTGGTGACCGAGCTGATGGGCAGCGGCGTCAATCCCGTGACCGGCGACTACTCGCGCGGCGCCACCGGCTTCTGGGTGGAGGGCGGCGTGATCCGCTTCCCCGTCAGCGAAGTCACCATCGCCGGCAACCTGCGCGACATATACGGCGACATCATCGCCGTCGGTGGTGACGTGGACCTGCGCGGCGGCATCCGCAGCGGCTCGATCCTGGTGCGGGAAATGACCATCGCCGGGAGCTAGGCGGTTGACCGGCCTGTTGCGCCGCTGCTAGGTTTGGTGAAAACCAGAACAGCGGGGGTGCATTATGAAAAATCTCGTCCTGGCCACTGCCATGCTGGCGCTCTCGGCAAGCGTGGACGCGGCGATCATCCAGGTCACTCCGGTGTCGCACCTGACGGGTCGCGCATCCGGGGCGCCAACCGCGTGGAAGATCAACCCAGCACCGACGTTCTCCGGTGACGTGGCCGGCATCGCGATGCCGACCTTCTGGTTCAACGACGTCACCGGCGAGCTGTCGAGTTCCGGGGTGGCGCAGTTCCGCGTGCAGACCTCGCCGACCTGGAACGGCCTGCATTTCGACCGCTTCATCACCGATCTCAACATCGTCGGCGGCAGTGCCGCAGGTTCCACCGCCTACAACTGCACCAACGGCGGCTTTGGCAACATGATCAGGGCCAGCATGTGCGGCAACTACCTGTTCGGTGGCGATGATATTGACAACAGCACCGTGACCTACGGGCCCGGCACCGCCTTCAGCCGCGTGATCGGTGGTGATGACGTCATCGCCGGCGCCCAGCAGAGCATCGACGACTACAACCTGGCGCTGGCCAGCTTCAACGGCTCGGCGCTGGTATTCGAGTCGGCCGACTGGACATCCAGCGGCGGCAAGGCCGGCCTGCAGCTGAACTTCGCCGCCGCCGCCGTGCCGCTTCCGGCTGCGGGATGGCTGTTCGGCCCGCTGATCGGCCTGCTGGCCCTCGTCCGGCGGCGCCTGACAGGCAGCTGACGACAGCGCCAGCCAGCCGACGCGCCGCCCTCAGGAGCTGGATCGCGGAATCTCGTCGGCGAGATCCGCCAGGCTGCGACCGCGCAGCGCATTGGCGAGCGTGCTGTCCAGGCGGGCGGTGAGATCCGCCACCGCCGCCGGCCAGCGGATCTCCCCGCCGATGTCCGCGGCCGTCGGATGGCGCACCGCCTGCATGATCTCGTGCAGGAGGATACCGGCCAGCTCACGCTGCGGCAGCAACGCCTCGCCGGCAGTGCGCGAGAGCAGTCCGGCCGCTTCCAGCCTGGCGATCACCGGCGCCAGTGCCAGCCCGGGCAGCCCGGTCTGCGCGGCGATGTCGGCGGGCCGCAGGGGTGCGGCGCCGGCGCGGAAGGCGCGGGCGACCAGCAGCATCACCGCCAGCGCGGCGGCTTCCATCTGCCCGGTGCCGGTCACGGCGCGGCGGAAGCCCACCCGCAGGTAATCCGGCCTTTGCACGTAGAAGGCGAACTGCGCGCCGACCAGCAGGATCAGCCAGGACAGGTACAGCCAGAACAGGGCGCTGATGACGATGGCGAAGGTGGCATAGATGCTGATGGTCGCCGCGGCATTGACCACGAAGCTGGCGAACAGCACCCCGGTGCCGACCCACAGCACGCCGCCGAGCAGGCCGCCGGCCAGCGCGGCGCCCGGCCGCACCCTGGTGTTCGGCACGAACCAGTACACCAGCGAGAAACCGACGCACACCAGCGCATAGGGCAGGATCGTCGCCGGCATGCCGAGGATCGCGCCGAGGGGTGAACCACCGAGTGCCTGCAGCAGGGCATTGCTGCGCAGGCCGGCGATGATCGCCATGGCGGTGACCATCACCACCGGGCCCACCAGGATCACCGACAGGTACTCGGTCACGCGCCGGCCGAGGCTGCGCGGCTGCTCGACGCGCCAGATGCGGTTGAAGCTGACTTCCATCTGGCCCGCCATGCTGAGCGCGGTGATGAACAGGAACAGCAGGCCGACCCCTGCCAGCACGCTGCCCTGCGCGTTGTCCACGAAGCCGATGACCCTTGCGGTGAGTTCCGCGCCACGCGCCCCCAGCGGCTCGAGGAAACCGAAGAGGAGCGGTTCGAGCTGGTGGTGGAAGCCGAAGGCCTTGACCACCGAGAAGCTCACCGCCAGCAGCGGCACCACCGACAGCAGCGTGACGTACACCAGCCCCATGGCATGCAGCGTCAGCGGGCCGGCGATGACATCGCGGAGCAGGGCGTAGGCATAGCGGACCAGCACCAGTGCCAGGCGCGGCAGGCCCGGCAGCGCGCTCCAGCGCGGGTGCCAGAGCCAGCCCTCGATGCGTCCGCTGAAGCTCAAGCCTGCGTCGTTCCTGTGATGGCAGGTGACCCCGGGAGGCTGCTCCGCCGTCGCCCGGCTTCAGGCCGGCCGCGTCAGGAGTTCCAGCGCCTGGCGGTACTTGGCGGTGGTGTGGCGGATGACCTCGGCGGGCAGCGCCGGGCCGGGCGCCTTCTTGCCCCAGTCGAGCGTCTCGAGGTAATCGCGCACGTACTGCTTGTCGAAGCTCGGCGGGCTGATGCCGGTGCGGTACTCGCCCGCCGGCCAGAAGCGCGAGGAATCGGGAGTCAGTACCTCGTCGATCAGGTAAAGCTCGCCGGCAGCGTCCAGCCCGAACTCGAACTTGGTGTCGGCGATGATGATGCCGCGGCTGCGCGCGTACTCGGCACCGCGGGTATAGATGCCGATGGCGAGGTCGCGGACCTTGCGCGCCAGAGCGCCGCCCACCAGCTTCTCCATGTCCGCGAAGCTGATGTTCTCGTCGTGCTGGC
Coding sequences:
- the pmbA gene encoding metalloprotease PmbA, which encodes MSTPSAGHDVEDLKARVAGALALARSLGATQAEASASSGTGLSVTVRMRSVETLEYHRDQGIAITLYFGQRKGSASTSDLRPAAIEESVRKAASLARHAAEDACAGLAEPDRLARDIPELDLWHPWSLDADAAIELATRCESAALDHDPRITNSEGAGVSSHDAARAYGNSHGFLAGYRETSHSLSCAVLASQGQQMERDFEFTAARDPVELTAAPAVGREAAVRALARLGATKLDTRRAPVLYPARLARGLIGHLVGALSGGALYRRASFLLDSLGTRVLAGHVSIDERPHLPRALASAPYDDEGVATADRRLVDAGVIQGYVLGSYSARKLGMASTGNAGGTHNLLVSSSTGAPAFDELLAELGTGFLVTELMGSGVNPVTGDYSRGATGFWVEGGVIRFPVSEVTIAGNLRDIYGDIIAVGGDVDLRGGIRSGSILVREMTIAGS
- a CDS encoding YihY family inner membrane protein gives rise to the protein MSFSGRIEGWLWHPRWSALPGLPRLALVLVRYAYALLRDVIAGPLTLHAMGLVYVTLLSVVPLLAVSFSVVKAFGFHHQLEPLLFGFLEPLGARGAELTARVIGFVDNAQGSVLAGVGLLFLFITALSMAGQMEVSFNRIWRVEQPRSLGRRVTEYLSVILVGPVVMVTAMAIIAGLRSNALLQALGGSPLGAILGMPATILPYALVCVGFSLVYWFVPNTRVRPGAALAGGLLGGVLWVGTGVLFASFVVNAAATISIYATFAIVISALFWLYLSWLILLVGAQFAFYVQRPDYLRVGFRRAVTGTGQMEAAALAVMLLVARAFRAGAAPLRPADIAAQTGLPGLALAPVIARLEAAGLLSRTAGEALLPQRELAGILLHEIMQAVRHPTAADIGGEIRWPAAVADLTARLDSTLANALRGRSLADLADEIPRSSS